The DNA window TATCCATGTTAGTGTCATAAGCAGACTTCCTCTGGTCTTCTGGCAGCTCATCCACTTCTCCATAAAGGTCAAAATGCAGGCGAGCCAGTGTTTCCTGCATTTCTCGCACATGCTCCATCTGATCGATTGAGCACTCGTTGCCTGATTCAGAGAAGATTTTGATTTCAATCAAAACTGTAAACacactgtaatttatttttactgtacTGTAAGAGCTTACCAAAGGCTTGTAATTTTCCAGAGTGGAAGTCATTGAGAAGGCTGAGCAGACCTTTCTCCATCTCTTGAACATCAGACACATCTGTGAGAAAGGAGTGCTGGATGTGCCCCGACTGGTTACTCTTACCCGATTGACTCTGAGGCCTTGGTTTGTCTCTCACCCCCCTAAAACCCCAAAACAAAATATGATAATTGAAATATGAATTTGAATAACTTGCACAGCTTTAATATGAAGACAGATGATGCTCACCTGCGATACTTTGTCCTCTGACTGGAGTGCGTGACCATACCGCCAACACCGAATCTGCTGCTGGATGTCGTTTTTCGTGCAGTGATTGGGGGAGCAGGCTGATTGGAAGACGGTTTTGGGCTTTTACGTTTCTTACTCTTTTCCTCCATTATGTCATCCAAATGATCTACAGAATAAAGTAATAGACATAAGCAGAGGAGCCTGAAAAGTTTTATTGAACcagaagttgcaaacgacttttctccagtgttgtgacgtatttccaagtaaaacagaattttgaatagagggcagagttttacttcagcgctcctcctctccatctctcactCATAGCAGAATAACGTTTGGAAGGGAGTGGTGTaagcgttttcaacccaagctgtcaaattgatgtcatcagagaaggaacgccatttcagaccggaagtaacttttcggattttgattaaagattaccacgacaaactattttttttctgtgtattaactggattaaaggtgcaatatgtacgatttctgtccactagaggtcacAGAATCTTGGGAcgtggtcttcacatcacatCACAGCTGGTGGAAACGATTGGGATAGGAcacaggaagaaatcatgttcatggatgtgtgGAAaacagagcaggaccgagtgttgtgcgagctgaaagaggccactgaagcgattgcgcaacacacgcctcacaagcagcgggacttttattatgacacagtcgccggtgccgcttctgcttttccggtcatgagtatgaggtaacgcagctctgtttatcatattagatacatttgagagtgttgaaaatgttataacgtctgcattcgctcggcggctgctgtgagacactgttacacactgcagtaagatagatcgattttagaatatcatattaaatgctggatggcttgtgttgataaatggcatgcaattcattttaaaacgtattgtaggATGGAGAAACTTccatattactgttactaaaaataaagctgcatctgattatgttagctacttcacaaaacagtgtttttctctgaggcatggtaaagcatggtactcgcaaaaaaacaagaaaattagatttaaacaataagactaaacgtgttgagctataacaataattatttttctttctataaatatatcaaaacagttgttcccttgtctattaaaacatgtaaatattaaagcgactttggtgtttccatggtttctacaaaataaaaccggaaaccgagggtaatgcgggtatgacgcaattgacaggggactcctcacacgtccaggagccttggttaaaattgcaattttctcaccatttacaaatagttggaaacatttgggatattgtaagtactcaagtgaacaaaatatataacactggcctagtggtttttggatattttactgcaaaaatcgtACATATGAAGACTTTAAGTGGTTTCAGTTTACATTAAAAACGTGATAATGATTTCCTGCAAGCTCCAGTTTTTGGTACTATTGCCTAATTCAGGGGTTTCCAACCTTTAGGACTCCAAGGCACTCCATTTTCCAAAAAACATTCATAATGAAGGTCAATATATATCAGTAAACATTTTAGAAAAGGGGCCGCAGTTTAACTTAATGAACCACAGTTTCATAAACTGCATGTTTTGctataaaacaaaaattgttGAGGGGATAAATTAAaacaagaaatgtttttgtgcttttttcagtatATAGCTTAGTAACCAAGTCAGGttcttataattaaaatattaaatgaacttaaagtcattttaattattaatagcCTCCGCGAAAGTTTGCTGAGGCCCCCTAGTGGGCCCCTGAcccaggttgagaaccactaaTCCGCTAATACAGTAGAATGATGAACAGGCGACAAAATATTTCACACTGATAAACAAACATAACATAAACATTGTACGGTGATATTAAACTGTGTCATCACGTGCGTTAACAAGCGCTTCTAATCCTGtttcacaacaacaacaacaacacgtAACATGTAAATAATATGCGAAGGTGCGGCATTAGTCGTGAACAACATCCCTACGAGTAAATAACGAAACCACTGAAGTAGCGCATGCAAAACAGCATTCAACAGCATATACATATAACTTTACCACACAAAGGAAGGTTCCACTTTTCAGACTCAAATATTATCCCGTCTGAGCGACATTCTCGATGAGATTAGACTGCTCTAAAGTTGGTACAGCTGACCTGCAAGTTTACAAAAGGCACTTCCGGGATTTACGCGTCATCGTGATCATATCGACACGCAATGTACAAAGTCAAATTTTACCAAGAGAAACATTTTTATTCCAATATTAAATGAATGTCTGCTTGAGTAGttctattaaaatattacataacaAACCAGGAATAGAGAGACACTTATTAatcacttaataataataattattattattttattttatttatttacgttattttattttttactaaaaCGTGCTACAGAGATCATCTTTAACAACGTCTTTTTAATCATTACTCTAATTAAGCACCCTCATTTCGTCCAGGAACTATTTTTATTATACaggaaataaatatatatttttttaaactggaactaaataataatagcaatttggccaaaacatttttttttacatgatctACCTCTATTAAACGCTTTACACCGTTCAGCATCTTTTCTGgtgttatttattaataattatcttTTCTATTTATATTCGCTTCTCTTTGACGCATGCGCACTAAGTCACCTGTCATATGACGGCGCATGCGCACCACTGTCATAATCTGAAGGAATTTCGGAAAGTTTGGACTAGGACGGACACTTTCTAAACACTTACACCGATCGATCCTCAGTCTTATTCGTCTCCTGTCCTGGAAATTACCTCAGTAAGTAGCGAATGAAACGTTGTGCTCCTGGTTTCGTCCAGTATTTAAAAACAAGAGGATGGTAATGCGTTTCTACTTCCCAAAAGCGGAACTGAGTACGAGACCAACTGACCAACTACTGCCTTAACTAAACAAACATATTTTACCAGTAAGTTAGCGATTAAAGAACAACGTGAAACATCATGAGTAAACAGTAAGTATAAAACCTGACCGTGAATAGTGGTGTTGGGATCCTACATCATTGGGAAGATCACAAGGACTTTCAACGTACTAACTTTCGTTTATTTACCTGCCGAAACTGTGCTCTGTCCTTCTGGAGTTGGGTGTAAAAGGTGAATCTTGGAATCAGCAGCATTAAACATCACTGTTATGGGTTTATACTCTCTGATAAGATCGGATTTTCTTGTGTGGTTTCTTTCTGTGTATGGTTTCCTGAATGAAAGATGATTTGTCAGATCCCAAGCATCATATATATAGAGGAGGCATGTTGTAGTTTAGTCCCATTTGGTCATAATGCAGGTCCAGATGAGGattagtgtgtgtgtctgagacaGAATACAGAGAAAATAGTGTAAGAGACATGATGTCATGACCTTAACTTGAGGAACCAGTTTTTGTTGACAAACTGGAAATGTATAATGCTTAAGGAGGTGTTTCACATGGCTGGACAGTTCAATGGATGAGAGTCTGGGTCATGTTAATCCCTTGAAAACACTCTTATTCAGCTGTTTTTTTGGAAAAGAACCTCAGATAAGCTATTTAAAACCCAGAGAAGTTAATTGAAAGGGATAATTCGCTCAAAAATAGATATTtctttaatcatttatttgttcCAAACCCAAATGACTTTCACAAAAAGAGATGTTAAGCAGAATTCACCTCAGTCAGTCAACTATCTTTGCGTCTTTTTTCATATAACAAAAGTGAATGATGACTAAGGTTTTAGTCTCTTTTTGTGTTACACATAAGCAAGAGAGTCAGTTTTTGGGACAACATAATAGTGAAGATGTTCAGAGTGTAATTTCCCAGATCAGAATTGGATTTGTGACGACTGTATCTATTGAAAATAGTAAATATTAGTTACAATGTATCACTATATTgtgttatttaatgttatatagCTATATCTTGTTAAAAATAGCTTAgagtattaataataaattatatatttcctTGTTTCTCTTATTTAAGTTAGTTCTTTTGGATTTTGCCTCTACCTTGCTGGCATTTGAAACAGGAAGAAGCTGCAGAAATGAAGGAAAAGACATAAGAAATCTGTTTCCTGTGTACAGAGATACAGGCCTGTTACACACTCTGTCATACCATAAACACTTATAAGCACTTTATTTGTCTTTTAACTGCGGTTTTACTACAGTGCATGTGAGATTTTTACTGTAAGCTGTGACCGTTATGAGCTAGTCGATAATTGACCTCCGTATATGTTTATTCATTAATGTTTTATGAGTATTTCTGCTCTTTTGTTAAAGCTTCAGGGTTCTTTGCAATGAAACACACCCCATCCTATGTTGAAAACATTGGTCACAAAATCTTCATAGAAACATCACACTTCTCTTGTATCTCTCTCACCCATTTCACACCATTGTTAACAGTGTTTTAAACAGCACAGACATTATGCACATTTTCACTTTTAGTATTAAGGTGTGTAAAAGGCATTGAAAAAATGCATTGTCTGTACTGTTTGTGTACTCTTGTCCTTTTTAAGATCATATTTTATCAAttttgttattcattttaaaacataattgaaaacagatatttcatgcttttctttatttgcattatATATTTCAACCTTTTCACCCAGTATTTTGTCATCTACTCAGCCTCACGTTGCTCAATTTTTTATAACGCAAAAGTTAAAACTCACATTTTGATTTGTAAGACTTTTTAGAGACTCTGAAAAATAGCCAATGAGttgtatggactacttttataaTACTTTCTTGAGTTtcacaaataataatttaagcAACATGAGGTTGAATGATGATGATATAATTCCTTAAAATTCGAGGTGGTAGATTTCCATGGGCgtctttgtttgtgtgtgtttgaaaatggCATCTGAACTTTGACTTCTTGCCCTTCAGACCCCAGAGCGTAGAGCTTAAGGCCACAGGAGGGGCGGCAAACTTGGACACTAGCAAGATGGCAGACATGTCAGTGGAGGACATCACAATGAGAGCCAATCAAGTTACAGATGAGGTATGCTTGCCATCTGTTTCTATAGCGATATAACAGGATGAAAGTAATTCACTTCATTGCTATTAGACGTCATGTTCGAAGTTCCTGTATACATGCAGACTCATTGTTTGTGACGGCAAACCAATTTCCCTCTTTTACTCACTATTatactgctctatttctcaaCCTTATAATACATTTCTTGCGCTAACTGTTCTGAAAAAATTCTTCATGTTTTAGATAATTTCACGTGTTCGCATTGACTTTGCAAATAAGTGATGATCTGTGCCGCCTACTAAATCTCCTATAACTATAACACACTTCTTTCTTACTTTACCCAcatctttgttttgtttctttctctctttctccttcttGCTGCCTCTGAAGGGACTCAAATGAGCCTGTCTGCTGTAATAAAGACTAATAGCATGAAGCGGCCACTGTGCTCATGCTCAGCATGGGTGACTGGGGGTAAACTACAAAAGCTACAAATTCATGAAACATCCCCCACCCACCTTCCCATTCTAACATtacgtttgttttttactgtgaTGTACCATTAGTGTTCAAGTACTCTCAGAATGTAATTTCCCAGGTCAGAAGTAGATTAATGATGGCTGAATTTAGggttatattttgaatatttactaataatattacaaaaaaattagttatgtattaatatattttgtgtgtgtatgtatatgtgtatataattattaaaatattaataataataaattagtattattattttaacattatgtaagtatatattgtaatatatcgacaaacattattattatatttatgtattatttaatcattatattattattattattattttttacgtTTTAGTTGCATTAAACATGAATTTATGGCTATTTggttgaaaaacaaaacaaacaaacaccctTTTAAGTAAGTTCAGagcaaatgcataaatattgatatatacTCAGATGAGCCAAAATATTATGACCATCTGCCTACTATGCTGTTAGTCGTCTgtgtgctgccaaaacagcgCCGACCCGCCGAGGcatagacccctgaaggtgtcctgtggtatctggcaccaagacatCAGCACCAGATCCTTCAAGTCCTGTAGGTTGCGAGGTAGAGCCGCCATGGATCAAACTTGTTGGTTTAGCACATCCtacagatgctcaattggattaTCTGAGAAGTTTGGAGGCCAGGGcaacaccttgaactcttcatcatgttcctcaaaccTTTCCTGAACAATATGGGTGCATTGttctgctgaaagaggccacttcCACCAGGGAACACCGTTGTGATGAAGCGGTGTACCTGGTCTATAACAATGTTTAGATAGGTGGCACGTGTCAAATTTATGTCCACATGAATGGCCGAACTgagggtttcccagcagaacattgcccaaaacATCACACTCCCTCCACTGGATTGTCGTCGTCCCACGGCgcatcctggtgccatcacTTCCCCAAGTAAATGGTGCATACGTATTCGGCCGTCAACGTGATGTAAATTAAATGGGAATCATGAGatcaggccaccttcttccactgCTCCTTTAAGGTCCAGTTGTGATGCTCTCATGCCCATTGTAGCCGCTTTCGACGATGTAGAGGGGTCATCATAGGCACTCTTATAGGTCTGTGGCTATTCAGCCCCATACGCAGCAGATTGTGACGCACTGGTGTTGACACATTTCTCCCA is part of the Chanodichthys erythropterus isolate Z2021 chromosome 18, ASM2448905v1, whole genome shotgun sequence genome and encodes:
- the ccdc28a gene encoding coiled-coil domain-containing protein 28A isoform X1 gives rise to the protein MFNAADSKIHLLHPTPEGQSTVSADHLDDIMEEKSKKRKSPKPSSNQPAPPITARKTTSSSRFGVGGMVTHSSQRTKYRRGVRDKPRPQSQSGKSNQSGHIQHSFLTDVSDVQEMEKGLLSLLNDFHSGKLQAFGNECSIDQMEHVREMQETLARLHFDLYGEVDELPEDQRKSAYDTNMDKLLLNLEELSSSIQKLNLADTQDVPRTSSI
- the ccdc28a gene encoding coiled-coil domain-containing protein 28A isoform X2, whose amino-acid sequence is MEEKSKKRKSPKPSSNQPAPPITARKTTSSSRFGVGGMVTHSSQRTKYRRGVRDKPRPQSQSGKSNQSGHIQHSFLTDVSDVQEMEKGLLSLLNDFHSGKLQAFGNECSIDQMEHVREMQETLARLHFDLYGEVDELPEDQRKSAYDTNMDKLLLNLEELSSSIQKLNLADTQDVPRTSSI